One genomic region from Phragmites australis chromosome 1, lpPhrAust1.1, whole genome shotgun sequence encodes:
- the LOC133912005 gene encoding rapid alkalinization factor-like encodes MVRTTSALLVPLLLLALAALSAASAGEVPAALGWELGVVAAAEDEEFGLGGGDSVARRVLQSGNSYISYGALRRDNVPCSVRGASYYNCRPGAQANPYSSGCSAITRCRG; translated from the coding sequence atggtaAGAACCACGAGCGCGCTCCTcgtgcccctcctcctcctggcgctggcggccctctccgcggcgagCGCGGGCGAGGTGCCGGCGGCGCTGGGGTGGGAGCTCGGGGTGGTGGCCGCGGCGGAGGACGAAGAGTTCGGGCTCGGGGGCGGCGACTCCGTGGCGCGGAGGGTGCTGCAGAGCGGCAACAGCTACATCAGCTACGGCGCGCTGCGGCGGGACAACGTGCCTTGCTCCGTGCGGGGGGCCTCCTACTACAACTGCCGCCCCGGCGCGCAGGCCAACCCCTACTCCAGCGGGTGCTCCGCCATCACGCGCTGCCGCGGCTGA